Genomic DNA from Acidobacteriota bacterium:
ATCTCGCGGGTGCGGGGACCATCGAATTCGCACAAATAAACGGCCTGCCAGGTGCCCAGGCGGGGCACCCCGTCGGCCAGCGGCACCCAGGCGCCGGCGCCCACGAGCGACGCCTTGACGTGGGCGTCGGCGTTGCCCTCGGCGTGGCGGTAGTCGCCGCTGCGCGGGACCAGGCGGTCGAAGGTCGCCAGCAGATCCCGCCGTACATCGGGATCGGCGCCTTCATTGATGGTCACGCCGGCGGTGGTGTGGGGACAAAAGACGTGAAGCACCCCGTCCCGCCAGCCGGCGGCAGCGGCGCACTCACCGATGCGCGCGGTGATGTCGACACATTCCGTCCGGCGGGTGGTCCGCACGGTGAACGGCATCATGCCGGCCTCCGCGGAGCCGGCTCCTCATCGGCTTCGACCATGATGAGCCCGGCGCAGTCGTTCCGGAGCGGGCAGTGGCTGCAGCCGTTGCGCCCGGCGTGTTGTGGGCAGGCCGGTTGGCGTTGCGACCGCACATACCAGATCAGGGCGCCGACCAGCAGCGCCGCGAGTCCGATCCATTCCAACACGATATCCATCAGCTTTCTCCGCAATAGCGCTGGCGGGTGATGCGCGCCACAAGCCCGCTGAGCATCAGCAGGCCGATCAGGTTGGGAAAGGCCATGAACGCGTTGGCCGCCTCGCCGACGAACCAGACGATGTTGATGAACGGCCCCTGCACCACCGCGCCGACAAACAACAGGGTGATATAGATGAACCGGTACGGCAGCACGATGCGGATGCCGAAGATGTACTCCCAGCAGATCTCCCCGTAGTAGCACCAGCCGATGAGGGTGGTGTAGCCGAACAGGAACGAGCAGACGGCGATGATCAGGCTGCCGCTGGGGATCACCGTGGACATGGCCGATGCGGTCAGGGCGGTGCTGGTGAGCTCGCCGCCCATCACCGGCGTGAGCTTCCAGACGCCGGTGACCACGATGAGCAGGGTGGTCAAGGTGTTGACCACCAGAGTGTCGATGAAGACACCGGTCATTGCCAGCAGACCGTTGTCGGTGGGGTCCGACGATCGCGAGGCGCTCTGGGCGATGCCCGCCGAGCCCAGCCCCGCTTCGTTGCTCAGCACGCCCCGGCTCACGCCCAGGCTGATGGCTCGCTGGACCGAAATCCCGATCACTCCGCCCACCGCCGCTTTAAGCGAAAAGGCGAAGCCGAATATTGTCGCGAAGGCAGCGGGGATCTCCCGCCAGTGGGCGCCGAGCACGATGATGACGCCGATGAAATAAACGGCGATCATGGTGGGCACGAGCTTTTCGGCCACGGCGCCGATGCGCTTGATGCCGCCGATGACCACGAGGCCGACGAGCAGCGTGATGACCAGGCCGGAGATCCAAAAGGGACACCCACCGACCACGCCGTGCTCTTTGAACGCCGCGTCGACAGCCAGGGCCATCGAGTTGGACTGGGCCATGTTGCCGGTGCCCAGCAGGCAGGCGAAGCCGCCGAACAGGGCGAATGCCCAGCCGAGCCCCCGGGCGAAGCGGGTGTCCTTGAGGCCGTAGCGGCAGTAGTACATGGGACCGCCGGCCATGGAGCCGTCCTCCGCCTCGCGACGGAAGTAGACGCCCAGGAACCCCTCGGCGTACTTGGTGGCCATGCCGAAGACGGCGCTGACCCACATCCAGAACGGCGCGCCGGGGCCGCCGGTGGCGATGGCCGCGGCCACGCCGGCGATGTTGCCGTTACCCACCGTGGCCGCCAGCGCCGTCATCAGCGCGGCATAGGGGGAGATGTCGCCCTTCTCGTCCTTCGCCGGTTCTTTGCCGAAGGCGCCGTGCAGGAGCAGTTTCATGGACTGCCCGAACAGGCGGAACTGGACGCCGCCGGTGCGGAGGGTCAGGATCACGCCCGTGCCCACCAGCAGGGCGATCATCCAGTTGCCCCAGATCCAGTCCCGGGCCACGGAGACGAAATCGAGCACGCCTTGCAAGTATTGGTCCATCAGGCCCTCCCGGCCGCCTGGGCGCCCGGTTGGAGCGGTCGGGGCGACCCTCCGCCGGAGCATCGTCAGACGGCGGATTCTATCACCG
This window encodes:
- a CDS encoding YjbQ family protein; its protein translation is MMPFTVRTTRRTECVDITARIGECAAAAGWRDGVLHVFCPHTTAGVTINEGADPDVRRDLLATFDRLVPRSGDYRHAEGNADAHVKASLVGAGAWVPLADGVPRLGTWQAVYLCEFDGPRTREIWLQFVRAGGEATSARLETQC
- a CDS encoding sodium:alanine symporter family protein, encoding MPVQAGFRAAKDKGKAVKVQQRELAEVDFGDRIRRLTMLRRRVAPTAPTGRPGGREGLMDQYLQGVLDFVSVARDWIWGNWMIALLVGTGVILTLRTGGVQFRLFGQSMKLLLHGAFGKEPAKDEKGDISPYAALMTALAATVGNGNIAGVAAAIATGGPGAPFWMWVSAVFGMATKYAEGFLGVYFRREAEDGSMAGGPMYYCRYGLKDTRFARGLGWAFALFGGFACLLGTGNMAQSNSMALAVDAAFKEHGVVGGCPFWISGLVITLLVGLVVIGGIKRIGAVAEKLVPTMIAVYFIGVIIVLGAHWREIPAAFATIFGFAFSLKAAVGGVIGISVQRAISLGVSRGVLSNEAGLGSAGIAQSASRSSDPTDNGLLAMTGVFIDTLVVNTLTTLLIVVTGVWKLTPVMGGELTSTALTASAMSTVIPSGSLIIAVCSFLFGYTTLIGWCYYGEICWEYIFGIRIVLPYRFIYITLLFVGAVVQGPFINIVWFVGEAANAFMAFPNLIGLLMLSGLVARITRQRYCGES